The genomic DNA TAATTAATGGCCTCGTTTGCTTATGGTGACCAGGGCAATGCAGTGAAATGGATGGTATGAGACTAACTCAAGGATAGAGCGTATGTCAATCCACACAACCTCATGGAGAAGAGGTCTCAGACAACAGgctgcattttttgctttgatCCAGTAAGCTGAGCTTACAAAAACACCTGCACTGAAGTGTTATCCTTAGGACCCCGGGGCACCCGGCGCAAACCAGACGAACGTTCATTTCTCTAAAATACCCATCACAGATAAAGATCAATACAGACTGTTGCGCTGAAAACAGATAActaatttcaaaatgcagtatTCATAGGGAATCAGCAGGATGCATGGAGGCTTGCCCTGAATTTCCGTCTTATTCAGTTTTTAAAGGCTCTTGGAAAAGAGACATGAACTCAATGGCCTGTTTGCTTTTCCCCACCCCCACCCATGTCACCAATCTAATAAAAACTTATCACCTCTTTCTACAAACCTTGCCTTgcattcaattttaaaaatcaatgatCTGGAAGAAACTGTAAAAATCACTTGCAATAAATTTGCAAAGGACATGCAGGCTGCTGGAGTAGTAAAGAATGGGGACAGGTCACTTACACACAGCAATCTGGATCGCTTCATAAGCGGTATTTTAAGGCTGGTAAAATACAGTGTATACTTCCAAGAAAAAATACGTTAGGATAATAAGGGGACGAAGTACCACATTCTAGAAAGAGACTCTGAAGAGGACCTGAGCCGTAAAAGTCAGCATCCAAGGTAATGCTTCTGCAAAAAGGAGGATAATgtgatttctgtggaaatagGGTAGGGAGGTATTTATCAGAGTAAGAAGATCAGACTACGTCTGTATAGTCCTGCTGGATCACTGTTGGCACGTAGCATCTCATTCAGAGGtcacacagaaatatttaaatatgtgAGAAGTACAGAGAAGAACGTGAAGATGAATTAGTCTTGGATAGCATTCATTTCCATAGGAAAGTTAAGGAATTCAGTATATCTCATCAGAGAAAAGGTTAAAAGGGACATAATCATGATTTATAGCTACACACAAGCAATTAGAAAAGCTGATACTACAGAGATCAATATAAGCAATCAAAGGCATAAAAAGACCAAAATAACTTAAGGTGGAGCTACAAAtgcaaatagaaaaatcaaGTGAAAAACGTACCTGAGGTAATTAACTATTGCAACAGGAGGGATGGGCGAATGCTCGTCACTTGAagaatttaatattaaatgcCTGCCTAAAATATGTATGTTGTAGTTCAAAACAAAGCTCCTGAATTTAACAGGGAAACTGCTCATTGAAATTCAATGGCCtgttgaattaaaaaatgaattctcGTTATGTTGTCTTCTTGCCTCGTATATTTaagagatttattttgaaatatagcAACTAATTGGAAGGGGGTTACCACGAAAAaagatattctttttttttcgtAGGAGAGTTACATTTAATGCTAGATTTAAAGCTAAATAATCTGCAGCTGcaccttttttcccctatgtttatttttccctatttcTTGTTCAGAATTGCACAGTCCACTTAGTGACTGTGTCTAATTTACATAATCACATCGttattcttcagtttttctgttcctATTTATAAACCATTCACAAACCATCCACTTAAGTAACAGCACAATTTGTTGTAAGAATTATTACGGCTGTTTCCAAGGGAAAATGGAATGTGATTAAATGAAGAACGAACAATGACATTTCTTAAACAGAGGGTTCTAATCCCACCAAGGGATTTGTAAATGAAACCTGCCCATCAAATTCCATCCCAAACAGCCAATGAACTACTGAGGAAATGCAGCAGATACCTTTACAACTGTATAGCAAGAGCTtagcaaaagacaaaaaatagaTAAACAAACTAACCAGCCACGCACACAATACCTTCCAGAGAAATGGTAAAGCTCCCAAAGCCATCtgtactttcaaaaaaaaaaaaaaaaaaaaaaaaatgaagtgtatGTATACAGTTGCTGATATGACTCAACAAGTCTGAATACTAAGGCTCTAGAGGAAAATCTGCAAGCAGACCTTTGCTCCTGGCTGAGTTCCAGCTTCTGAGAGAAACGCATCAAGCAAGGAAAGGGCTGGATATTTAAGCTGTGGATCCAGGAAAAAGGAATCTTTTCTGCATAAATAGATTTTTTGCAGGTGCCACACGAACCATAATAACCCACACTTCTTATAAAAATGGTGAATGGTGACATAAGAACATCAGAGTTCAATATTTTCAACTGAagaatttgttctctttttaaaaaatgagtgGGGAAATAAAAAACCTATTTGTTTACCAGTAATGCCGTCACCTTTACAAAAAGCTATCTACAAGGAACAGCTGAGAAGTTCCGTGAAGGAGGAGTGATGCTACAAAGCCTCattcatcaaaaaaaaaaaagattaaaaaaaaaaaaatcccaaatagGTATTCATAGGCAGTACTGCTTTGACATGTTTGTGTTAGTCCAAAGTAAACCATACTGATGGATTCCATTCTTGTTCGTACGCAGACAGACGCAGTCCATTCAGACGTGCTCGCAGCACAGAGGACCACAGAGATCCTGTTAAATTGGTAGAACTGCTTCAGAAACTCATCCAGAGCCACTCAGAAGAGTGCAGTAACTGTTCACAGCACATTATCTTACAAGCAGCAGTTCTTAAACATTGAGGGAGATATGGGAATATTTCAGGTGAAACCAAGcatgaagcacaggaaaatcAGTTCTGGGAGACTGGTGTTGAATATCTGAAATTCCCTGTTGAATCAGTTTAAGGAGCTGCAGACGGGATCAGCAGAGGGACTGGGAAATGCCCACAGTaaaagccctgcagcacagacactgaGATACCCTGAATACTGACAGTTTTTCAAGGGAAAAGTACTGAAACACTGTTTCAAAAATAGCATCATTATTTGAGATAGAGATAAACCCTTCCCCATTATTTGTGTAATTATTCAGATGTTAGCAATAACAAGTAAATGAATAATGCAGCTAGTAGTAGTGTTCTAGATAAAAGaccaaaaacagagaaacaaaacaacaaagcaaccAAGCAACAAGGCTATAGCCTCAGTATTTAGAAACTATATGCCAATACTAATTTTCACTCAGAAGTTGCCGTATAAGGCTGAAGAACTTAAAATTCCAGGGAATTTTCTAAGCCAGTAATTAAGTCTGTGGCTGTAACCGTGACCTAGGGTCTAGCACTTCTGTGATGCATTTCTGCCTAGGGGTTGGTACCGGTTTGGTTTCAGACTCTGTTTTAGTAACCAAAGACATGGGATTCCTATGGTCAGCCAAACTGTTTTTCCTACAAGGACAGATTCTGCgaggagcagcagtgggtgCCTGCAATTGTTGTGTTTCCATAGATAACACTGAATCTAAAGAACTGCAAGATGTGCCATCAGGCCTCTCCCAGTTCTCCTTGTCCCGTTCCTCTGCGTTCCCACGTGCTTTTGCATTGTACGCTGGTTTATCAGAGGGTGGAGGTGgagctcttcttttcttccctctgccaTCATTAGGACTTGCAGTATGCATATTTTTCTGAACAACCATCTCGTGAGATCCATCAAAGAGTGAAGCCCATAAGGAAGACGCAGGCTCTTTTTGCTGGCAAAGCAGGAAGTCACCATCACtctcttcaatttttctttgtgtgataTCAGCTAAGCCCTCACGTTTCACTGGAGAATCAATGCCTGTAATTTTAAGGGACAGCAATTAACTCAGATTAAAATGCTACCCATGACTTTACTCCTCTCTATTTTATTACTGTTCAGAATACAAAACTGTATTAACCATGTCTCATGAAACCTGGGCTGCTATTAAGCGTATtaatggaagaaatggaaaagattaCATATGCTTTCATAAGAGAAAGCTGGGGGACAGGAGAGAACTGTTTTCATGACAGCTGGTGTTGAGAGAACAGAGTAGGAATTGATCCTTCTTTCCaagcaaaagctgaaaaaaaattacaaatatatatagacatacatacatatatatgcacacacacagagacacAATCTTCATAATAGATATATTTTGCTGTACAGCActttgaaattttcattttacacaaGGTGCATGGAAAAATGTATGACTAAATATTCCTGTGCCTCCAGCCTGCAGAAAATTGAACGTCTTTACATATACCATTTTTCTTTATGTGCTTTAAGACTCTTGCCCTATTTCTGATCTCTCATATTGAATTTTCTAGGTAGACCACAATAATGCTAGcctttaaaacagaagcaatatcttttctatttcaggTCACACGTTAAggattttaaacacaattttaaaCACAGGATTTTACCTATGAATACTGTCAGTAAGCAGAAAAACACTGGTATATTAAGAATGAAGCAGAGTTTGTGTTCTGCTCCACACTGATATATTTGAGCATCAGCAGAATTATACTCCAGCATTACCTTCATAGAACTTCTGTATAGCTGATTTACTGCCTTCCCGCTCTGTGTTCACAGCTGAGGTAGTATTGTGactgctggctgctctgatGCACAGGAGCTCGATGACCCACACGGCATTTTGAGCATCTTCACAATTCCAATCTCAAGCAGCAAGCAGTCAGGCATTTATAGCCGCACAGTGTTTTTCAGCCATTACTGCATTAGATCCATTAAAACAGTGACCTACTTTTTCTAGTCggtaaatattatttctgtaatgaaaCTATTAAAATAATCCTGTTGCAAACTATTTTGCTCTGCAAAACTAAGTCTTACATACAATCCAGGTATTTTCTGAGCatatttttcaacattattaagaaaaaatagtagGTAAGTTAAGTTAGGTAAGCCTTAAAGTAGTGTTAAGAAgagcaaattaatttttatttcattttttaatttttaaataattttaatttttttagatGAGACCATTTTGCCTTTACATTCCTTGTGCTTTATGCTACTCCCACAGCAAGCATTTATTTCTAGTGGTGGCTTTGTTTCTCGTGTTCAGGTCTCCCTATTTACAGTTTAGATCACAGATTTTCTGGTTCaaggttaaataaataaataaaatggtgcAATTACAAATTCAGATTTAACATGAACTCCTTGGTATGCAATTATGTCGCTCTTTCATTGTCTCAATTGCCCTTGAAAAACTCAGCGTTTCAACATCAACACCAGAAGCCATCTCAATGCAGACAATGTTGTTTCTGTTACCCTGCAACTTGAAAAGACAAATCCCACTCACTCATATCATGGTAGACAGAGGTCGCTTCTTTAGTCAAGAACAAAGGTGGTTTCCGTGGTGACATAATCTCAATTTTCATAAGTTCTTCACAACAATGTTTCCACTGGcctgagagagaaaagagaacagtgATTGGAACTTCAGCACTTCAGCTTGAAAAAAACGAAGTCATTAGTTTCCTAACACAACCCATCTCCAAAGCAATACCAAACAGTAAGCATCTACTTTTACTTAGCAGGAATGCTCAGgatgcattttcagtattttcaactTTTAATTAATTGCGACTTTTAGCACAGAAGTTATGAGCTACCACTTTTAATTGAAGCATCCCAACAGTACTGTTATACCATAATGATTAAATATCATAATTTGCCTTCAAACCCCCAACCCAGTATAAattcaccagaaaaaaaaatgataactTATCAACATACTGCAAGCTGGGTGTTACACAACCACTATAGTAAAGGAACAGTTTTGTCTTTCATAAAGGGTAACTCGCCTTTTATCTGCCAGCAGACAAGGAAATCTCTTTTACTATTAATAGATTTTGACCTTAAGGAAAACAAGGCACAGTAAAATTACTTTGTTCATACCAATCATTCCAAGTTTTCCAAGCACATGAGTTTTAAGAGATTTTTTAGaaccactgaagaaaaaaaaaaaaaggcatttaaatgGTAAGTGACCCATTTTTTCTGTACCTaaggaaaatgtctttaaaaaaatctatggGTATTCTATCTATAATGAATAAGTAGTAGTTCTTTTACCCCACTCCACAGCTAATTTAAAGAAGATGCCCTAGTTTTTGCTTGGTGTTTTCTGTAATTGATAAAACCTCTTCTTGTAGCTCAGAGAAAAAGGAGTAGAACTACAAACTACAACACCCACATAAGAAAACCTCTGTTCACTGATTTGTTTGGTGTGGCCTCTGATTAAACACTGGCATTTCATCAATTGAGTTGGTTCTGTTTTCTGCCTTGGTGAAAGTGACTGTCAGGATTCAACTGTATTTTGTCAGTGACAGCGTAATAACTGTCAGCTGTTCTCTGCTCCTAGTAAACCTATGAGTCAAACTactaaagcagaggaaaaagatgaagaCAAATTAGTCTGTATAGTTTCTATAGTTAATACATGGTGTTAAACAAGAACCATGGTATGCTACCTGAAAACCATTTTGCTGTCTTATACGAGAAGAAACTCGTTTCTTGCTGTAAGAACAGCTTTGTTACAGAGGTTACCAAGGTCATTAAGACAGCTTACTGGAGAAAgtaaaacccaaaccaaactgAAGATCTTCAAACATTttaacatggaaaataaaaaattcaggGTATCAATTTACCTCACTTGCATCATGTTACAGCTGTCACCAGTTTCCAGTAggcagtgtgtgtttgcatgaATGGATGGGACTGTGGCTAGGTGAGCAAATTCCCTTGTGGCAGGGGGTACCATACCAAAACCTGAGAATTGCCAGCAAAATCAATCCTTAACACAGCAAACTGCAACTTAAGTAATACATAATACTGCTGGGTAAGGAATATACATGTTTCTACTCGCAAGGACTGGCTGAATCTGAATCCTTGCCAAGGCCCCAGATGGATCCTGCATCTTCACTACTTCCCTCCCATTAAGGCTTCCAGGCCCAAAGGTTTCAGTCTTGCAGAATCtcacaaaaccaacaaacctgATAAGGGTGTGCAGGCAGAAGGAGCCCCACTCAGCTAAGTGGAGGAAGAGATAGTGAGAGTTTATTAGtcctttaaaaatcatctagaaTGCTGCTAAAAGAGGTCAAGTTACTTTGGATTTGTGGACACAGTTATTTCTTGTTTCCTGCAAAAAGCCAGACTGAATGTGCGGATATTTGTCTCCCAATAGCTATGACCACCACCTAATACTATtccaaagaatatttttcttcccatcgTTGCAAACAAAGGATTATGAGGCAATTGTGATTGAAATTGTTCAAAGATTCCTTTGATGTTACATAACATCCTTCAGGAAGGGCGCAATGCTAGCACTGCTTGCTTACTTACTCAGATCATAGAAGTGCTGCCAGAAAGCCTCCATCCACTTCTGAAGCTCTTCCCTACTGTCAGTAGCAAAAAGTTGAGTCGCAGCCTCTCCAGGCAGGGGGTTGATAACAGAAAAGCTATTGGTTCTTCTTTTGGAGTCTTTATCCACAGATTGAATTCTGGTTTCCTAAATATGACAAACTGTGGTAATGAGTTATTGCCTCAGCTCAACACCTACAAGACTATGGCCAGGGACAGCATAATGGGAGCATAATTTGGCCTTCCTACCTAATTCAGATTAAtctccaattaaaaaaaaaagggaaaagaactAAGGTCAGGAATTGcttataaaagtattttctcacACAACGATTTAAATGATAcaatatatggaaaaaaagaatggaacaGAATTATTATAATTACTGAATgtacattctgtgattcccctCCCAGTACTTTCACCAGCTGTTCTCATGCATCACTTTTCACAGTTGTTGGGTGAAAAACCTAAAACAATAGCAAGCacctctttttctccaaaatcttCATCTGCACAATCACTTTTTCACAGTTAGATCTCCTACTACACATCTTgcaattttttattcttattgaACGTATGTGTTTTACTTGAATTTCAGTGACTCAGAACATTCAGGGCAAAGGCAACTGCAAAAGAAATTTATTCAGATACTCATCATGTCTCCATTTAAAGGAGCATTTGTAGAAGTTGTCAAGAGTGCTAAGAAAGTTCAGGATGGCCgtaagttgcaccaggggaggttcatgttggatatgaggaaaagtatcttctcagaaagagtgatgcagtattggcacaggctgcccagagaggcagtgggcTCACCAgccctgaaggtgttcaagaaacttgTGGAGGTGGCACCTGGGGACGTGGTGGAGATGGGctcatggttggactcgatcttagaatcattaaggttgggaaaggcCTCTATCATTTTAAGCTATTCATACAGTTCCATTGAACAAGTTTCAcaaaatggccagggttggaagggacctccaggatcatgaacctccaacccccctgccacatgcagggccaccaacctccccacttaatgctacaccaggctgcccagggccccatccagcctggccttgaacacctctaaggatggggcatccacaacctctctgggcagactgttccagcacctcatcactctctttgtaaagaatttccccttaCATCCAACCTAgatcttccctctctcaacttaaaaccatttccaacatgaaaaaaagttttgctgtAATACCAAACATTTGTCATTTCAGAATTTAGTTTTGCCTTATTTAGGgcaatataaataattaaaaacgATGACAAATGCAGCATAAATCATTCAGAACTAATGAATCGTTACTTCAAACGTTCAACTAATATCAGAAatatgcagcagtgctgttacAGCCAAGGTTATCCCCTCTGTTCAGGGACATAGTTCAACTGATTTTATCAGCCAGACTACgtactacaaaaataaaactgcatctGGTTTCTTTGTTATGCCTTTACTACCATAAAAAGTAGCACTTGTCattgagtgaaaaaaaaacataggtTTCATGCGTAAGACACTGAAAAATTTTAGAAGTCtcacaaaacacaacagaagttttttccagaaaataactA from Lagopus muta isolate bLagMut1 chromosome 5, bLagMut1 primary, whole genome shotgun sequence includes the following:
- the RTKN2 gene encoding rhotekin-2 isoform X4; this translates as MQRRGSGAAGAERQHNIQEKMNFEIRIREGIRKLLTVSTQKDQLLQAVKNLMVCNARIHAYRTELQNQMEGPVSCRTGKWLSDAGTKDRMACRAKVALSDIRIPLMWKGSDHFNNKEKSQRYAVFCLFRMGAEVFDTEVAIVDKAITDICFENITIFGAKYSLLAYTTLGLESAKDSFRTHNLTITGNEESSFWLPLYGNMCCRLVAQPSCMARDMMTGFLNQQQMIGNLTSWRRLYCVLRGGKLSCYHSPEEIEAKVEPALRVSINKETRIQSVDKDSKRRTNSFSVINPLPGEAATQLFATDSREELQKWMEAFWQHFYDLSQWKHCCEELMKIEIMSPRKPPLFLTKEATSVYHDMSIDSPVKREGLADITQRKIEESDGDFLLCQQKEPASSLWASLFDGSHEMVVQKNMHTASPNDGRGKKRRAPPPPSDKPAYNAKARGNAEERDKENWERPDGTSCSSLDSVLSMETQQLQAPTAAPRRICPCRKNSLADHRNPMSLVTKTESETKPVPTPRQKCITEVLDPRSRLQPQT